A genomic stretch from Malus domestica chromosome 15, GDT2T_hap1 includes:
- the LOC103401451 gene encoding uncharacterized protein, protein MRQGRSYWVSLIHFLGGKRRIGVNVRVYNGYRKEIGIQSFSICGRLILLKPYSKKEVRVAFFQMHPSKAPGLNAEIGHFLHNKRWGREGSFALKLDMSKAYNRVEWNFLEAVMLRLGFDSRWVAVVMMCVKSVSYYFLVNGLSALIAHKEEKGVISGIRICDGALSVHHLLFADDSFLFGKVKLEECVEVQHNLDVFSQASGQEINLGKSSIAFSANVRDLLAKQKWHILQDPESLTTRLFKAKYHPHLSFWDASFPSSSSYYWSSILKARIVLEKGSRWLPPSRENMLVQELIDEERRMWCETALSAYFEEEDREHIRALPISHCLPPDKLVWHYIDKGQFTVKSAHGVAWDYVQPPFLSASSSSTLGGNPFTPLWKAIWQAGVPPKERNDRIWKGKHGSPAVVAQSAVSLLQKFRVAAELNKVGGAEVVLRDEHGHFLAATTYFLPTVTSALQAEMLAIKRGVELTHQLGFQKVLIRSDSSQAISIILTCVDRASTMDLLEGDVLHITEAFIASKFIFVSRNNNSIAHCLAKFALSVKEPPSVIQDLLIHDIL, encoded by the exons ATGCGGCAAGGGCGGAGCTATTGGGTCAGCTTGATTCACTTCTTGGGCGGGAAGAGACGTATTGGAGTCAACGTTCGCGTGTACAATGGTTACAGGAAGGAGATAGGAATACAAAGTTTTTCCATTTGCGGGCGTCTAATC TTGTTGAAGCCTTACTCGAAGAAGGAGGTTCGTGTTGCATTTTTCCAAATGCATCCGTCCAAAGCCCCAGGTTTGAATG CGGAAATAGGTCATTTCCTTCACAATAAGAGGTGGGGACGGGAGGGATCCTTTGCACTCAAATTGGATATGAGCAAGGCATATAATAGGGTGGAGTGGAATTTTTTGGAAGCTGTGATGTTGAGGTTGGGATTTGATAGTCGATGGGTGGCTGTCGTGATGATGTGTGTGAAATCGGTTTCATACTACTTTTTGGTTAATG GTTTGTCAGCACTTATTGCACataaagaagagaagggagtgATTAGTGGGATAAGGATTTGTGATGGTGCTCTTAGTGTTCATCATTTGTTGTTTGCAGATGATAGTTTCTTGTTTGGAAAGGTGAAGTTGGAAGAGTGTGTAGAGGTTCAACATAATCTGGATGTGTTCTCCCAAGCATCAGGTCAAGAAATAAATTTAGGTAAAAGTAGCATTGCTTTCAGTGCTAACGTGAGAGACC TGTTGGCTAAACAGAAATGGCATATTCTCCAGGATCCTGAGTCTTTGACGACAAGATTGTTTAAAGCAAAATATCACCCTCATTTGTCGTTTTGGGATGCTTCATTCCCCTCTTCTTCGTCGTATTATTGGTCTAGCATACTCAAAGCTAGAATTGTCTTGGAGAAGGGGTCTAGATGGTTGCCTCCCTCAAGGGAGAATATGTTGGTGCAGGAATTGATTGATGAGGAAAGGAGAATGTGGTGTGAAACTGCATTGAGTGCATATTTTGAAGAGGAGGATAGGGAGCATATTCGTGCTCTACCAATTAGCCATTGTCTACCTCCAGACAAGTTGGTATGGCACTACATTGATAAGGGTCAATTCACGGTTAAAAGTGCTCATGGGGTTGCTTGGGATTATGTTCAACCACCTTTTTTgagtgcttcttcttcttcaactctTGGTGGTAATCCATTTACTCCATTATGGAAGGCAATATGGCAGGCCGGAGTCCCGCCGAAG GAGAGGAATGATAGGATTTGGAAGGGGAAGCATGGGTCTCCAGCTGTGGTGGCTCAGAGTGCAGTGTCTTTGTTGCAGAAATTTCGGGTCGCAGCAGAGCTT AATAAGGTGGGTGGGGCGGAAGTGGTTCTCCGAGACGAGCATGGACATTTTCTGGCTGCAACGACATATTTCCTCCCTACTGTGACGTCTGCTCTCCAAGCAGAAATGTTAGCCATTAAGCGTGGTGTGGAGCTCACCCATCAACTTGGCTTTCAGAAGGTTCTAATTCGAAGTGACTCCTCCCAAGCAATTTCCATCATTCTCACTTGTGTTGACCGTGCATCGACTATGGATTTGTTAGAGGGGGATGTCCTACATATTACAGAGGCTTTTATTGCttctaagtttattttcgtTTCTAGGAATAATAATAGTATTGCTCATTGTTTGGCAAAGTTTGCATTGTCTGTTAAGGAGCCTCCTAGTGTTATTCAGGATCTCCTTATCCatgatattttgtaa